One genomic window of Rhipicephalus microplus isolate Deutch F79 unplaced genomic scaffold, USDA_Rmic scaffold_22, whole genome shotgun sequence includes the following:
- the LOC142786334 gene encoding uncharacterized protein LOC142786334: MESVDQSKPLSSLSVFPVSKFLESVVGESYKAKKQRTGEVLVELSRQDQADKLLAQTRIADLAIRVTPHRSLNSSQGVISEPDLANETEADLLEGLRNQGVTAVRRITIRRDDKEIPTRHIILTFDRSNLPDYINAGFIRCSVRAYIPNPRRCFKYQRFGHGTNTYRGQITCAKCAQHDHRTDNCSSQQLLCINCQGPHAAYSRKCEKFQLEKKIINIKVTENITFPEARKRFASFPLGRYADAARRGAERRLVSAGTQYRESDLVPPPPPPLGCLLQPNLSPHRLLRQQRMWCKPVLSGPVPLPPWPPRPPVRWRVPR; this comes from the coding sequence ATGGAATCGGTCGACCAATCCAAACCTCTTTCTTCACTGTCGGTATTTCCTGTGTCAAAGTTTCTTGAGAGTGTTGTTGGAGAGTCGTACAAGGCCAAAAAACAACGAACTGGCGAAGTCCTTGTCGAGCTCAGTAGACAGGACCAGGCCGACAAGCTCCTTGCTCAAACCCGCATCGCCGATCTGGCCATTCGAGTCACGCCCCACCGCAGCCTCAACAGCTCCCAGGGCGTGATTTCGGAGCCAGATCTGGCAAACGAGACGGAGGCCGACCTCCTTGAAGGCCTGCGAAACCAAGGTGTGACGGCAGTTCGGCGCATTACCATCAGAAGAGATGACAAGGAAATACCCACTAGGCACATAATCCTCACATTTGATCGGTCCAATCTTCCAGATTATATTAATGCAGGCTTTATCCGGTGCTCCGTCCGAGCGTACATCCCGAACCCGCGGCGCTGTTTCAAGTACCAGAGGTTCGGGCATGGTACTAACACTTATCGGGGCCAAATAACCTGTGCCAAGTGCGCCCAACATGACCATCGCACTGATAATTGTAGCTCTCAACAACTTCTCTGCATCAACTGTCAGGGCCCACACGCGGCGTACTCCAGAaaatgcgagaagtttcaattggaaaagaaaataataaacataaaGGTCACAGAGAACATCACCTTCCCAGAGGCGCGAAAGAGGTTCGCCTCTTTCCCTCTGGGGAGGTACGCCGACGCAGCTCGCCGGGGGGCGGAGCGGCGTCTTGTTTCGGCGGGGACCCAGTACCGCGAGTCGGACTTGGTcccgcccccgcccccccccctggGTTGCCTCTTGCAGCCCAATCTGTCGCCACACCGCTTGCTGAGGCAGCAGCGGATGTGGTGCAAACCAGTTCTGTCGGGACCGGTGCCGCTCCCGCCTTGGCCTCCCCGTCCTCCAGTGCGTTGGAGGGTGCCGAGATGA